A single window of Nicotiana tomentosiformis chromosome 1, ASM39032v3, whole genome shotgun sequence DNA harbors:
- the LOC104112368 gene encoding large ribosomal subunit protein P1 → MSLGEVACTYACLILNDEDIPITAEKIATLVKAANVTVEPYWPLLFAKLAEKRNLGDLIMNVGAGGAAVAVAAPVGGAAAGAAAASPAAEEKKEEPKEESDDDMGFSLFD, encoded by the exons ATGTCGCTCGGAGAAGTCGCTTGTACTTACGCTTGTTTAATCCTCAACGATGAGGACATTCCCATCACC GCAGAAAAAATTGCTACTTTAGTAAAAGCAGCAAATGTAACAGTGGAGCCTTACTGGCCTTTGCTGTTTGCTAAACTTGCTGAGAAGAGAAACCTCGGAGATCTTATTATGAATGTTGGTGCTGGTGGCGCTGCTGTTGCCGTTGCTGCACCAGTTGGCGGAGCTGCTGCTGGTGCTGCTGCAGCCTCTCCAGCTGCTGAGGAAAAGAag GAAGAGCCTAAGGAAGAAAGTGATGACGATATGGGATTCAGTCTTTTCGATTAG